Within the Tachysurus fulvidraco isolate hzauxx_2018 chromosome 3, HZAU_PFXX_2.0, whole genome shotgun sequence genome, the region ggtcTGTTTGATAGCTTTAGTGTCACTGCATAACACACTGCACAGTGTGGAATATAAACAGATGCACATAATGATAAAGCTAAGAAGACCTGCATATAGTGACGAAGTCATGTGGACATCTACTATCAGGTACTTCTGTGTTCtaagtactgtatattacagcaGGCGAACACATTTTGCAACAGAACACTGAGCAGTGTCCTGTGCCACTACTGTGTCAGGCAGCACTCAGTGACAAAAGTAGGTTAAATGTTTTTCCACAACTTCCCAGCAATCCAGATACGAGAAATGACAAAAAGAGGAAAGACAGATGGAATGGAAAGCAGTGAGGAGGGAGGATATGGCACAGGTTCATATAGAAAAATACATGATatacaacaaaaataagaaGGAAAAAGTGCAGACCAAGCAACACGACTTCCTCCCTAAAACAATGCAAGTGTCTTCTACTGGTTCATGCATCAAGGACCCTTTCTCCACCAAGGGGGACACAGGACGGAGCACAGCACCAGGGGAAGCCAAGCACTTCCTGCCCCAGTGTTGGCACATAGAAAGACTCTCACGGGAACAGGGCAGAGGAGCAggaagtgtatgtgtgtgtttgccaggGAAGCACAGTTGGAGCCCCACTGCCTATGGTCGTGGATGGAAATCTGGCATCATGACAGGAACAGATGTAAAAACATGCACGGACACATACATTCACAGAGCCAACAAAatctaaaatacacacacacacacacacacacacacacacacacacacacacacacacacacacacacacacaggcgcacacacacacacacacacagaggcgcacacacaggcacacacacacacacacacacacacacacacacacacacacacacacacacacacacacacaggtccatgGCAGCAGATCAAAGATCACATCATCAGATGACCTACTCAGcagatgattattatttaaagaagaGGTGAGAAAAGGCAGTGGGGTACAAGTGACAGAGattaactctacacaaacatacacactgaacctCACATAAAAAAAGATTATGAAATCATTTATAGTAAAACATTTATCAATTATATCTACTTATCTACATTGATTGTCTGATTAACTTCATCTTTACACGTTTGCTTTGCATTTGTGTTAAAACGTAGAATTGAAATAAAAGTGTCCCATGACCTCCATGTAAAATTCCTGCTTCTGAAAAGCCAGACTTTGATACTCAAACAAACAGCAAGACAAAAGTAGTATTTAAACCAAGTCCAATACAAAGTTCTTGAGACTTGACTTGTGAATGAGTGTTTGGTTAAAACAATAATGTCCTGAATTTGATCCTGTGGAGCAATATTAAATCcattatttataaagaatataGTTGTGACAATGTCAAAAAAAAGCATCTGCCAAAGGTGACAAGGTAAAGACAGGATTAGACATTTCTAGgttgaaacaataaaaaatgggTTAAGGTTCAAGGAGTGAATGCTTATGCAAAGCATTGTACTTCGTCTGAACTCATGTTGTCTTATAATAACTTCTCCAGATTGTGGAAAAGGATGATGTGTTTCTGCTACAAAACTTACAGCAAAGCAGACTATACAGACTCAGAGGGTCACCAAAGCTCCTTTAATTTCTCTAAAGTATAATTGTAACCCTGTTTCCCTTCCACCCAGCACATCTCTCAAACATATTCTCCAGCTGATGGATTGCAGTTGGACTCTGTACCTCATATGCCCACATAATAAACTGCAAAAAGGTAACAGATCACAGAAGTAAATAAACTGAGGCGATTAGCTCAGAGCTCCCATACGGCAAGGAAGCCACACACAAGGAAAATGGTTTTGTTCTTCATCTATCAGGGCCTTTTTGGAGCCTCTGCCTTTCTTGAAGAAACTGGGAAAAGGATTTATACCAGCAGATTTGGGTTAGGATAATTTCTTGCTAAAAGAGTTGCATCTGTGTAAAATGTATTCTTGAATTTATCCAGAAATTCACAgttaagataaaagttgtttgACAATGTGCTGAACAACTATCGCTTTGTATTATAATTATGGAGATTCTGTGGTTTGTCTAATTACATTAGAAGATTTGCAACTGTTAAAAAAGCATGGAAGTGAGAAAGTAACCCAAATTCCCTGTACTATGTGCTCTGGGTGATTCTTCCTGTTTTGTTGCAATAACACCAAGCTTCAACTCTGAGTGTCCTCacttgtgaaaatgtaaaacttgCTTCACAGGAAGATATTTGTGGTTCAAATGAGTACACATTATAATATCAACTatatcaatattaataaaagCCAGACCTGGTgcatttttctgttctgttgggATTATGTTAAGCATCTTCCAATATTGTTTCTTAAAATTTGTTTCCCAGAATGTTCAATCGAGCATCATGTAGTAACACAGTGGTTCACTATAGTCACCTTACAGCTCCCTGGTTCAATCCACCTGTTTGATTTCTGTGAATATTTTCTCTGTGCGCATGCAAATTTCCTCTCACTGGTTTCTTCAAAAACTTGCCAGTAGCTGGATTGGCAACATAAATGCGCCTAGGTGTGAATAAgtttgtgaatatgtgtgtatgctcCTACATACTCTATGTGTAATCTACCTTTCACATAATACATTCAGTAAATGATAgataggactctagctgcttgACGCAATACACAAGGCATTGTGTTACACCACTACTGAGCCTTATTAAAAATAGGTCAGTGTGACAGTATAGTACATTGAAGCTTGAGCAACATGCACAGACGTGAACAACTTATTCAGATTACTCACACAACACTTTTGTATCACCCAGCCtgagaaaaaacaataaaacctactgactgtaacactgtgagtgttttgtgtatatgtaaatagaaaaaaaaaataaatacgatGCTCTTGGGTCAAATAATAGTTCACATAACTACTGGCACCTTAGAGATTGCATAAAGGGAAAAACTAGCTGCCATACACAAGAAGACCTGGGCCTGTACACACttctgcactctctctctctctctctctctctctctctctcactgactgAAAAGAGCCAGCAGAAAAATAAACTTCCTTACTAAAATATACCAGGATAACACTTGTGATACACTTACGACTTATGATTATGAAATAGTTTGGCTAAGGATAACCTTCCCTTGAATTTGATCCAAAAATACCAAGATAGTGGCagtcaatatttttttcttctgcatgTGTAAGGAGAGTTGTGTTTTTATGCCTAATCTGGCCCCACTGAGAATGTTAGATAGTGGATTGCTGTGGATAGTGTACGAAAAAAAGACGAAAGAAAAAGTCAACTGTACAGTAGTGAGATTACCCAGAATTTTGGAGTGTTAGAATATGATATTAGACTGCCCCCTACTGGAAACATTTCTCACTGCTGCTTAATTAACCTATAGGttagaaaaatgagaaaattttatattaaactaaGGTATGTTCTTTTGTAATCTAAACAAGAAATTGTGCAGAGCAACAAATCACACCCAACGCAATAAAGTTTCTTGAAGGCTTTGATGGCTTTTTTCCATAAGTGGTTGTTAACTTCTTGCTCGTTTGTTAACTACATTGGGGGAAAttatttccctttatttttgTACCAAATGGATGAAGTCAAAATGATCTTTACCGACGCTCCTGATTATTTTTAGAAGAAATCTTTGCTGCAGTTGCCATTTAAATTGGCCTATAAATTACTCTTGGCAAGCATTTTACAAGATGTCCAGGCACCAACAGAGAGCGGATATATTCAAGCCAATTAAAGACATGACTCATATGGCAACGTTGATTTTTACATGCAGACCAGCCTGTTCCTGTACTGTAAACATTACTCAGTCCATATGAGTGAGACTGTTATGCAGCTTTGATTGACAGACTGCAGCACTCTTTACAGTACGTCACAACACTCCAGGGGAACTAAATAAAATCATCCTACACCTTTTGTCTAATGtgattttcctttttatttacaaaagaaTAAACTATTCCAAATAAAGCTGAACAAATCTACAAAGAAAGGTAAGTTTCTTTCATAAGTTGCAGATAAATGCATACAGATGATATAAGGAACAGGAGtcaattaaatataattcttaattataatgaaataattaaaggtGCACCAGTTACTTGTTTACTAGAGTGTTTTCAAGTTAAACCTATTCACTTACACAACATAGTTTTCAGAAGATTTTTTTCTCCTgctaaatttattttctttaatgtcACCTATTCAAGTGTGTTTTGTATGATTTCCAACATTGCACCTAACCAATATGTACTGAGAATATTTAATTCTGTAAACAATAATGAGCTATTAATGGTACTTGCTGTCTGTGTTACCATATTGACAAAGCTGGtctaatatatatctataaatctATCTGCCTGAAAGTTTGTCTGTCTAACAGGAATTACTGTAGAAGCCTCTGAAGAAAACTAAAGGTTTTTATGATAAAAGGTCACTAGTCTAAACACTATGCCAGCTGAGAGATCAGATATGATCGAGCAGTattatagtgtactgtatgttcaatgtATGCTAATTACCTTAGTTGCCTAATTAGTCATTTGATCTTTAAAAAGTAtagtatgtttattttttgtgaaaaatgttTCTCCTAAAATATTATCCCTTTCAGAGTACCATACTTGGCTGAGACTGGCCTACTGAATGCCCCTGAACTTAGGGAAGTCTTTCCTCCAATAAATGTCATTGAATTTTACATTTGTGGTTGAATTTATTAATTGAAATTAATTCAGGGGTAATTGTGCTAACAAAACACTTTCATGTTCTAATTTTTGTTGGGTGCCAAAAATCTGGATGTTTTTTACAGTATAACATATTGAACATAAACCACCTAGATTACTGAGTTCCATGCAATTTACCAAACCAGAAACACTTACATATAGACTTAGCTGACACTGTGGGAGTGGCAAGTATGAGTAGGGATTAGAGGTCTAAAAGCACTAATTAGGCATGTGTGCATTATACAGCAGCCACAGCCTAAGAGTATAAAGGATCCCCAGACAGCAACAGAAGCAGTTGGTAACCAACATGTTTCGCACTCTTAGAAAACTGATCAGGGGTCCTGTGCTAGCTCCTTCACCAGCCACAACACCCAATCCTTCCCCAACACCAGCACCTACCCCAGCTCCTACACCGACTAAAGCTCCTGGAATGACCCCAACTGCTGCATCTACCACAGCTCCTGCACCAGCTCCATTAACTCAGCCAATTAAGGTAGGATGCATCTGCTTTACAAAATCTCCAAGAATATTGTAGTTATGATGTGTCAGGCAATTTGTAGCAGATAATAAAAATCATAGCCATTCTGTGTCTTGTCTTTGAGTGTTTGTCCTGCAAGATTAATGTTTAATGACTATAATGAATATTATAATAACCATAGAGATTTCATTTTATAATCCTCCAAGAAAATCAGAAAGATCCACTTTCAAAGCTATTAAAAAAGTTGGTCTTTGCAACTTATAGGATGAAAAGCCTGCAGTCAAACAAATTGAAGCCGAGAAAGTAGAAGAAAGCCCTGGTGAGTCAAATTGCTATTAAACTCTGAATACTCCATAAAACCCAACAGAGCATGTAAAAAAATTTCCCCATAGCCATCTTTTTGGTATAAAGAAAATTATGTATGTCATTCCAGTGTATTTCTTTTGTTCTATATAGTGTTCAGTGGCAGTGCTGATAATGTGGTCAGAGTTGGTTGTGTGTTTTCCTGTTAAATATTACTGTTCTGTCTGGGAGCTGCCTGTAATCACACAGCAATGGAAAGCCCCTCTCTCCTGTCTTGTTTCTGTATATAACCAGCTCAAGCACCAACACCTGCACCTGCTGCTGAGCCAAAACCAGAAGACAAGCCTGTAAAAGATCAGCCACCAGCTGATAAGTAAGAGTGGAAAATGTTTTCTGTAGGCTTTAACCCTGTTCTCCCTGAATGAGTTTCAGTTAGGTTTTCCTTGTTCCTCCTACCTTCCAAAGACATGCTAGGTAGATATGCTACATTGGCCCTTGGTGTGAatgatgtgtgaatgtgtgtaaggTGCACTGCAATGCACTGGTGTCCCATCCTTGGTGTGCTCCTGCCCCATGTAACCAGAACTGATTCCAGATTcctgacaaaaataaattaatattttgttaacTGATTTCAAGTGGTCCAGCAATATTGcattcagcaaacacaaacattatccACAGGATCTATATCTGCCTACCAGAAAGCAGAAGGATTACTGAAGTGAGGAGCAAAGAAGAGATTATGAGATTTGCAGCTTTAAGGGACTTAAGAAGCTGCCGGGGGAGCTATTTAAAATTTAAGCAACAAGACagtggagagaaaaaagaaaaaagcaaagccTGAATTAAATTGATGGGAATTCTGCAGTGGTTGTTACTGTAATGAAGAGTCCATCCTCTAATCCTTCAGTGTCACAGACAGTCTCATTTAGCTTGATGAGGATAAGTGTTGTTTTGCACAGACTCCACTGGGCACTATGCTTTGAATACAATgtggagagttttttttttaatgcccaAAAATGATAACATATATAGGAGAAATCCTGCACCAttcccaccacacacacgtctacatcttcacccacagagaaaaacaagacaaaactcTATACCTTTATATTTTAGTTCAATGTGCAAAACATGTCTGACTGATTTCAATTTATGTCCACATTTGAATATCATATGCATACATGCGTGACAAAGGtgtgttcttttttctgttatttttgttatttagacAAGAAGCACAGCCATCTCTACCATGTCCAGttgtaataaacacatactCTGATGCACAGCTTCGAAAAGTAATCCACCAGATGCGACAACGTACACAAATGTTCAAAGAAAAAGTCATAGACCCCTATGCATCCTCACCTGAGCACAGCCCTCCAGTCAGTGAGTACAAAAACATTTCCCATGAATAAATCACTGTTTTAGCAAGATTGTAACATGCTTCAATTGGCAATTGCATGTCTAAATATCTATACAGAGTGAATGACaatggttatttaaaaaaaaaaaaaaaaaagcaacaacaatgGCAATCATCATTTCtgtgggttttatttatttatttatttatttatttatttatttatttatttatgccaaAAATAGCACCTGTTTTgagaaaaaaagatttcataaaaaagcaagaggaagagagaaaaagaaaagaggaggaggagaggaccaaaaaggaggaggaggcaaAGAAAGAAGCAGCAAAAGccaaggaaaagaaagagaaggaagaaaggaaagatgataaaataaaagacgagaagaaagaagagatcAAATGCACCTGCCTAGACTCAGTGCTGAAACCAATTGAAGACAGAATGGACAATGTGTTGGGCACATCCATAGATTCGTTCACAGgttacaaacacaacatctgtaGAGTAGTTTAAATACACTTTCAATACAAATGCATTAAATTTTATTagcttttctattttatttcttttgttgctTACTGATCTATGTGACCATCTCTAGATCGGCGGTACATCACTTGGCTTAGCCTGGTGACTATTGCTTTCAGCTACAACCTTTGGTTCATACCAGTCCGTATGACGTTCCCCTATCACACTCCTACCTCAATCCCTCTGTGGTTTACTGGAGATGTTCTAGCTGACCTCATCTACATCATTGATATGATCATCTTCCAGCCAAGGCTGCAGTTCTGCAAGAGTGGAGATATCATCGTAAgcacaaaatatattattatcattatttacaATCTGTGTGTTTGCATAGATTGTATTCACATTGCATCATTTAGATACTAATAATGTATTATCCATCAATTATTTCAATATTGTTTCatattattctgttttattttgtcagtaTGACCGAGCTGTTATTAAGAAGCATTACAGAGCCTCCCCAAAATTTCAGGTATTAAAATGGGaccaaaaatgtttttcatgcaTATATTTTAGTGTGAAATTCAAAAGTATTTAAActattttaatatacatttttctcTGCTTGATCAGTATGATCTGATATCAGTCTTACCTCTGGACATCTTGTATATTCCATTTGGATTCCAGTCCATTTTCAGGATTAATCGCATCATGAGGGTATGTGATAGATAAAGTCTTTctgatttatgtttgtttttttctcatgtcAATGGAATAATCACTGATGCTAAGTTTCTTTTAAGTTTGAGGCTTTTTTTGAGTTCAGTGATCGGCTTGAGGGTATCATGACAAAGGCATACATCTGGAGGTATGTAAACAATACGTTATCACATAACTTTGTGGTGTTTATTGAACTTTTAACTCTAGCTGTTTTTAATAGAGTAATTCGCACCATTGGGTATCTACTGTTCGCGCTTCATATCAACTCGTGCTTTTACTATGTGGCATCTGCTTACCAAGGCATTGGTTCAACAAAGTGGGTCTACAGTGGAGAAGGCAGTGCGTATGTCACTTTcattgttaatttttttgtacttatttatacttcatactatatatatattttaaaaacaccaCTATTGTACTTATAATTCATGCAGGCCTTCTGTGAATAGCACAACTGtatatcacatactgtacatgtttttttcaaagatttttgttttgagaACTGTTTTTAAGGGTgtattttaacagtttttttaactgttttttccccactgtattttatttgtattttttcctgtcatttttgaaaaaaaacaacaaaatcttaaatatgaaaaatatttaaacaaaagttTGAAAACCGAATAGAGATCATTTTAATCTAATTCTCCATCAGTGTTGAAAGAACAATGCTCATGATGCATTAACTATTTAATAGCATTAGCCTTTTGGATCTTTATATTCTTATAGCTACCTGAGGTGTTTCTTCTACTCAGAGAAAACCCTGTTGATGATTGCAGAGCTTCCTTTTCCAGACACCTTATTTGGTCAAATCTTTCAGATGACCAGCTATATTTTtggtgcattttttttgtccatcgTTCTTGGCCAGGTAGACATTTTTTGCATTActacacttttttcttcttttttctttttcttttttttctttaatttagattttttccaacaaacTTTGCAGTTTCTATACACCCAAATAAAAAgcaattaattatttttctgctGAATGTTAAATATTGAAATGTTATTAGAATGTGGAACATCCTGTTAAAaggctttttattttctgtaggtACTTGCGCTGTTACTATTTTGCTGTGCGGACCCTGATCAACATTGGTGGACTACCTGAGCCTTACACTGTTTTTGAGATCATATTTCAGTTGACAAACttttttgttggtgtttttgtCTTCTCGAGTTTAATTGGACAGGtaaaagatagatagaattCCCACAGGATCATCCAGTCATATTCCCCACAGACTGTTTTTTCCATCAAGATTTATTCTGTGGACACAGAATAAATCATTCATCAGTAGTCTTTCAACAAGCCTATAGCTCTTTAGTACAGCTGttgattttgcatttaaaaaaataatatgaataaatattacagtatacCTCAGAACCACAGACACTGTTTCTTTGAAATATGCCATTTTGTAGATGAGAGATGTCATTggggctgccactgctggtcaGACATACTTCCGTGCCTCTATGGATGTATGTGTATCGTATATGGTGACTAATCGTATTCCAAAGCTGGTACAACACAGAGTCCGTACATGGTACAACTACACCTGGGACTCACAGGGCATGCTGGGTAAGAACAACATGTTTAATCCTACCTAAGTCCTGCATATGAATCTTACAATTGAATCTTATTTTTCAAATGAAGGTGTGCATCCACCCTTCCACCTGTCTAACTTTCTACCTATCCATTCATTTAACTactatctatccatttatttattcacctatccatccatccatccattattctatcattttatccttccatccatccgtccatccatccatccacccaaaTTAATCTATCCTGGTCAGGGCCATTgtagtttaaatttttttggaaagtagaaataaactaaatagAGGAGGTGCATTAAAttgttgtatatatttgtaattgCAACCTCTCTTCTGTGTACTTCATAGATAACATAACACCATTATTGGtaactttattaacatttatttgtaagACACTTTCACCTAAAGTGACTAACCAGTGACCAGTTATATTAATAGTTCAGCATATGGTCAAGGTTAGAGATCATTTCCAGAGATAAAAACAGTGTTATCAAATGAATATTAGGAACATAACGCAACTGTTTAAATTTAGCTCATTAGGtaaatgtgttgtttgtttatttgatccatgagtgatttttttccttACACTTCCATTAAACCCATAGCAGTTGCAACAATTTAAACACTAGATTTTAAACACATGTTCAGCACTTTTCCAAGTTTATTACAAATGCATGAAGAATTTGTTTTGGAATTTGGGTTGCTGAGCATAAaagattttatgatttttaaccATGAGGACTCATGTATGTGACTTTTTGTGGCTATAACCTAAGACGAGTCAGAGTTGCTAGAACAAATGCCACTGGTAATGAGAACGGCCATCGCTGTAGACATCAACCTCACCACTTTCCAGAAGATCGATCTGTTTAAGGTGGGACTGATTTATTCTTATTCTCATGTTCAAAACATCAGGActgaaacaataaaataagaagGTCATAGTGATTGATGCTCATGTGTTGCCACAGGGATGTGATAACCAGATGCTGGTGGACATGTTGCTGAGGCTGAAGTCTATAGTGTATCTGCCAGGAGATTATGTGTGTAAGAAGGTGAGTTCATTCTTGCCCTTGTCTGCATATATTtaagaacaaaaagaacaaacagcTTGTTAAGACCTTTTGCCCATTTCTGTTCAACAGGGTGACATTGGTAAAGAGATGTACATCATCAAAGCTGGAGAGGTGCAGGTTGTTGGTGGCCCTGACAACAAGATTGTTTTTGTGACACTGAAGGCGGGCTGTGTGTTTGGTGAGATCAGGTGAGGTTATAAGAAGAACATTTTCCCCCAGCCCTACATGCACAAAATAGGTACAAttgtacaaatgtacaattCCGTTAAAGGCTTACAATGAACTTTCTTCTAGTCTTCTGCAATCTTCAGCAAATGGAGGCAACAGGAGAACTGCTAATGTGGCAGCTCATGGATTCGCTAACCTTTTTGTGCTGGATAAGAAAGACCTCAATGACATTCTAATTCATTACCCAGATTCCCAGAAACTTTTGGCCAGGAAAGGAAGGCAAGTTTACTTTTTAAAGATTTGTGTATTCTGGTTTGGATTAGGGATAATAGTAGgcatatatatgaatattttatacagaaatacagatatGGCACAGTATCAAAGAGATAATAGGCATTACTCAATActaattttctctcttttaatgACATGTAGGAAATTAATGAAGGCCAAAGGTCCAGCTTCAGCTAAAGAAGAaggggagaaaaagaaaggactGGAGCTGTTTAGACCCAAACCTCCCACTC harbors:
- the LOC113644608 gene encoding cyclic nucleotide-gated cation channel beta-3, whose translation is MFRTLRKLIRGPVLAPSPATTPNPSPTPAPTPAPTPTKAPGMTPTAASTTAPAPAPLTQPIKDEKPAVKQIEAEKVEESPAQAPTPAPAAEPKPEDKPVKDQPPADKQEAQPSLPCPVVINTYSDAQLRKVIHQMRQRTQMFKEKVIDPYASSPEHSPPVTPVLRKKDFIKKQEEERKRKEEEERTKKEEEAKKEAAKAKEKKEKEERKDDKIKDEKKEEIKCTCLDSVLKPIEDRMDNVLGTSIDSFTDRRYITWLSLVTIAFSYNLWFIPVRMTFPYHTPTSIPLWFTGDVLADLIYIIDMIIFQPRLQFCKSGDIIYDRAVIKKHYRASPKFQYDLISVLPLDILYIPFGFQSIFRINRIMRFEAFFEFSDRLEGIMTKAYIWRVIRTIGYLLFALHINSCFYYVASAYQGIGSTKWVYSGEGSAYLRCYYFAVRTLINIGGLPEPYTVFEIIFQLTNFFVGVFVFSSLIGQMRDVIGAATAGQTYFRASMDVCVSYMVTNRIPKLVQHRVRTWYNYTWDSQGMLDESELLEQMPLVMRTAIAVDINLTTFQKIDLFKGCDNQMLVDMLLRLKSIVYLPGDYVCKKGDIGKEMYIIKAGEVQVVGGPDNKIVFVTLKAGCVFGEISLLQSSANGGNRRTANVAAHGFANLFVLDKKDLNDILIHYPDSQKLLARKGRKLMKAKGPASAKEEGEKKKGLELFRPKPPTPQMLRAFGRFNKKTFMEKLKLGDLELQVGKMPLLV